The following DNA comes from Mycolicibacterium lutetiense.
GTGGCGCGCCGGCGCGATGAGACGTCGATCGCCGATCTGGTAGTGGCGACCCTCGGCGAACTGGGATTCAAGGTCCGTTCGGTGCTCAGCTCGTTCGGCGAGGTGTCCGTGGAGATCTGCACGTGTCCGCTGGCCGAGGTCGCGGTCGATTCCCCCGAGGTGGTGCGGGGCATCCAGCAGGGCATGATCCAGGAGGTCATCGACCTGAATGCCGAGGTCATCGGTGGTCGATACCAGGCTGCGGTACGCCCCGACGCCCGCCACGGATCGTGTGAGGTGAGCCTCGTGGTTCGGCCGGTGACGGACCAGTTGCCGGGGTAGCGAATTACCGATCCCGCATGGCACATCTTTCACAGCTGTCACAGGCGGCTGCCCGCAATGCTGGTCACGGAGTCTTGACGCCTACGAAAGTTTGCTGGCGTGTCGGGGTGTGATCTACCGCTCACTTTTGCCGGCGAAGGTAAGAATTGCCATTGACGGTCCCGCTGCTCGCGAAATGTGACATGTCCGAGGGCTCCGTCGAAGTGCCTGGTAACGGGCATTTAATCAGATGCGACCAAAAGGTAACGGCTCGATAACAAAGATTTTCCTAAGCGCATTCTGAGGGAGAATTGGTGGTGGTCACGTATTCGCTGTGAAGTCGTTCGGGAGCTGTCGGTTCCGTCGCTAGACTCAATGCAACCGCGCCACTCCCGGTGCAGATCAACTTGAAATCTAGAGCCGGCTAAAGCTCCGCCGGCGGAGGTGCCGATAACGATGGCAAAGAACTTCCTGCGCGCGCTGACTGCCCTGCGCTCTGGCCGCAATGACCGCGCCATCGACGATATGTCTCCCCGCGGCGTCGTGTTCGACGGTGCGCTCGACGGTATCGACGTCGCCGGTCTGGCCGAGGTCGGCCGTGGGCCCATCGGCGACATCGCCGTGGATCCCGACCGCGACACCGTGGTGGTCACCAACGCCGGAGCTCAGAGCCTGACGGTCCTCAATCCCCACACGATGGGCGTGGTGGGCTCGGTCCGACTGGCCGGCGACCCGTTCGCCGTCGTCGTCGCCGATGACCACGCCTACGTCAGCGTCTCGGGCACCGGGCATGACTCGATCGTCACGGTCGACACCATCACCGGCGCCGTACTTGCCGAATACCCGCTGGCCTTCGGTGTCACCGCCCTGGCGATCAGCCCGGACGGCAAGCGTGTGTACGCCGGTCGCACCGGCCACGAGCGCATCGACATCGCCGTCATCGACACCACCGCCGAGCGCGTCGGCACGATCGACATCGCCACCGGTGCCGGCATGAACCTGGATGCCCTGCAGATCGACTCGACCGGTAAGCGTCTTTGCGTCGCCACCTCCGATCCCCGCGGCAGCCGGCTGGTCGTCGTCAACACCGAAACCGCCCAGGCAGAGGCCACGGTGTGGGTCGGCGCCCCGATCCGCGACATTGCGATCGGCGACGGCGTTGCCTACGTGCTGACCTCCGACCTTGAGAATCGCGGCGTGGTCCACACCGTGGACCTGTCCGCCGGGACCGTGGTGGACGCCGTCGAGGTCGGCGGGGCACCGACCCAGCTGGTGCTGAGCCCCGACGCCACCCGCGCGTACCTGGTCGACTACGACCGTGTCGTCGTCTGGTGCGCACTGACCAGCGAAATTCAAGGCAGCATCGACGTGCACGCGCAGCCCGCGGCGGTCGCCTTGTGCGACAACGGAACTCGGCTCTACATCGCCGACTATGCCGGCCAGGTCAACGCCTTCGACGTCGCCGAGTCGCTGTACTCGCAGCTGTCCGCGGTGCACGCGGTGGAGATGCACGCACTGCCCGCCCTGGCGCCGGTCGGCGTCTGATTCATCGCGGGTGCCGCCCCCCCATTTGTGAAGGCAATGATCTTCCACCACGGTGGCCCGGATATCCGCTGGTAGCGGGATTGCTCCGATAACCCTGAGACCCTTCGCGGCCGTCAATTGAGGGCTGCTGTTCGTGGGCGCTGAGTCGTAGAATCTCTCCATAAGCAGGGTCGAGGGTGATCCAAGGGAGACCTGCGATGAGCTGCATGATTCATCGCGTGACAACCATCAGCATGGCTGCGGTCGCGTCGCTGGCAGTGGTAAGCATGAGCTTCCCGGTGGTCAGTAACGCCACCGAGTGCGGCGTGGGCACCGTCTTCGATCCACCGTCGAACACCTGCGTGGCGGCCCCGTTGCCGCCGCCTCCACCACCCCCGCCGCCGGCGTGGAACGGTGACGTCACGCCCTACTTCTCGGTGGGTATCTGTGCACCGATTCCCTTCGTCGCACTCTGTGCGGGTATCTGAGCGGGCGGTCATCGCCGGAACCCAATGAACGAAAAGTGACCTGGGTCACCCTAAGGTCGAAGGTGCGTATTACCGTGCGTTCGAAGTCAACTGGAGGTGGCCCGATGACCGTGTCCGCAGATCCGCAAGTAGAGCCGTCGCCCCCTCCGCGTCGCGACCGTACCCATTGGCTCTACATTGCGGTCATCGTGGCCGTCGTCATCGGTGTGGTGGTCGGGCTCGTGGCACCCGAGGTGGGCAAGAACGTCGGCGTGCTCGGCACCATGTTCGTCAACCTGATCAAGATGATGATCGGCCCCATCATCTTCTGCACGATCGTGTTGGGGATCGGCTCGGTACGCAAGGCCGCCACTGTCGGGAAGGTCGGCGGCCTGGCCTTCGGCTATTTCCTGGCCATGTCCACGATTGCGCTGACCATCGGTCTGGTGGTCGGCAACCTGATTCACCCGGGCAGCGGCATGCACCTCTCGGAGAGCTCGGCAGGCAAGGGTGCTGAACTCGCGGAGAAGGCGCACGAGTCCGGCGGACTCATGGACTTCGTCCAGGGCATCATCCCCGAGACGCTGTTCTCGTCGCTGACTGCCGGGAGCGTGCTTCAAGCCTTGTTCGTGGCGCTGCTGGTCGGATTCGCGCTGCAGGCCATGGGCAGCTCCGGTGAACCGATCCTGCGCGGTATCGAGCACCTGCAGAAGCTCGTCTTCAAGGTGCTGATCATGATCCTGTGGCTGGCGCCCATCGGTGCGTTCGGCGCGATCGCCAACGTCGTCGGGCAGACCGGCTGGACCGCCGTCACCCAGCTGCTGACGCTGATGTTGGGCTTCTATGTGACCTGCGTGCTGTTCGTGTTCGGCGTGCTCGGCCTGCTGCTGCGCGCGGTGTCGGGAGTGTCCATCTTCAAGCTGGTGCGCTACCTGGCCCGCGAATACCTGCTGATCTTCTCGACCTCCTCGTCGGAGTCGGCGCTGCCGCGGCTCATCGCCAAGATGGAGCATCTGGGCGTCGACCGCAGCACGGTCGGAGTCGTTGTGCCGACCGGATATTCGTTCAATCTCGACGGCACCGCGATCTATCTGACCATGGCGGCGCTGTTCATCGCCGATGCGCTGAGCGCCCCGATGTCCGTCGGGCAGCAGATCGGCCTGCTGGTGTTCATGATCGTCGCGTCGAAGGGGGCGGCCGGCGTGACCGGCGCCGGATTGGCCACGCTGGCCGGCGGCCTGCAGGCGCATCGCCCCGATCTGCTCGACGGGGTCGGCCTGATCGTCGGGATCGACCGGTTCATGTCCGAAGCCCGCGCGGTCACCAACTTCTCCGGCAATGCGGTGGCCACCCTGCTGGTCGGCTCGTGGACCCACACCGTGGACAAGGCCAAGGTCGATGCGGTGCTGCGCGGTGACGATCCGTTCGACGAACTCACCATGGTCGACGACCACTCCTCAGCTGGCACCCAACCGGCCCCCGCTTAGCCGCCCGCGTTGAACCAGTGCCGAGCCTGGCCCGTAACAACGGGCAGGGCATCACCGAAAAGGAGTATGCGAGAAGAAAGAAGACACGACCATGCGGGCATCAATCATCATGCTCGCCGCGTCGGGGGCGGCTATAGGCACACTTCTGGCGACCGCCGGCCCGGCATATGCCGATTCGGCGATCGAAACGATCGGGCTGCTGGAAGCCGAGGGGTTCTATGTGAACATCGATCGAGTGGGCAGTGCGCCACTGGACCAATGCACCGTCACGAGCATCCGCAACCCGCAGACCCAGACCCGGCTCATCCGGGTCGAGCGATTCGGCAAGAACGGCGCGAAGGAATTCGACCTGATACCCGTGGT
Coding sequences within:
- a CDS encoding cation:dicarboxylate symporter family transporter gives rise to the protein MTVSADPQVEPSPPPRRDRTHWLYIAVIVAVVIGVVVGLVAPEVGKNVGVLGTMFVNLIKMMIGPIIFCTIVLGIGSVRKAATVGKVGGLAFGYFLAMSTIALTIGLVVGNLIHPGSGMHLSESSAGKGAELAEKAHESGGLMDFVQGIIPETLFSSLTAGSVLQALFVALLVGFALQAMGSSGEPILRGIEHLQKLVFKVLIMILWLAPIGAFGAIANVVGQTGWTAVTQLLTLMLGFYVTCVLFVFGVLGLLLRAVSGVSIFKLVRYLAREYLLIFSTSSSESALPRLIAKMEHLGVDRSTVGVVVPTGYSFNLDGTAIYLTMAALFIADALSAPMSVGQQIGLLVFMIVASKGAAGVTGAGLATLAGGLQAHRPDLLDGVGLIVGIDRFMSEARAVTNFSGNAVATLLVGSWTHTVDKAKVDAVLRGDDPFDELTMVDDHSSAGTQPAPA
- a CDS encoding MmpL3/TtfA transport complex stabilizer produces the protein MAKNFLRALTALRSGRNDRAIDDMSPRGVVFDGALDGIDVAGLAEVGRGPIGDIAVDPDRDTVVVTNAGAQSLTVLNPHTMGVVGSVRLAGDPFAVVVADDHAYVSVSGTGHDSIVTVDTITGAVLAEYPLAFGVTALAISPDGKRVYAGRTGHERIDIAVIDTTAERVGTIDIATGAGMNLDALQIDSTGKRLCVATSDPRGSRLVVVNTETAQAEATVWVGAPIRDIAIGDGVAYVLTSDLENRGVVHTVDLSAGTVVDAVEVGGAPTQLVLSPDATRAYLVDYDRVVVWCALTSEIQGSIDVHAQPAAVALCDNGTRLYIADYAGQVNAFDVAESLYSQLSAVHAVEMHALPALAPVGV